One window from the genome of Rhodovastum atsumiense encodes:
- a CDS encoding methyl-accepting chemotaxis protein, giving the protein MNQILDHLSIRSKVVTAFAIVLACTIGLGLFAVQRLAAVNVAAAEMRDDQLPSIQALGRLDYLVTRFRAFQAAYLLAPEGAAKAEDARILRDLREQIEQALLAYRPLMNPGREQQMGEMFTQAVTAYFALNDRFQALVQANEHVQATSFYRSEMRERFNNDLQARLDALIEYNSEQARISGERGAALGESAQTWIFVVLGLMSGLCLLNGWLMVRGISTPILTMTAAMRRLAGHDLTTEIVGTGRGDEIGAMAAALQVFKDNMLTADRLTAEQATARAAQERRAAQVDALVQDFERQVAELVQHLASSATQMTATAGQMTRTADQTSTQASAVATAAQDASSSVQTVASATEELSASIGEITRQVEQSTTVAHQAVEEAQRTNATVRALAEAAQKIGDVVGLITSIAGQTNLLALNATIEAARAGDAGKGFAVVAGEVKNLASQTARATGEIGAQIARIQAATQDAVGAIGSIVRTIDQVNSITGTIAVAVKEQGSATAEIARSVQHAATGTGEVTRNIGGVSRAAEETGQASQQVLEVADSLSRGAERLAGQVGSFISGVRAA; this is encoded by the coding sequence ATGAACCAGATTCTCGATCACCTCAGCATCCGATCCAAAGTCGTCACGGCTTTCGCGATCGTCCTCGCCTGCACGATCGGCCTCGGCTTGTTCGCGGTGCAACGGCTGGCGGCGGTCAATGTCGCGGCGGCCGAGATGCGCGACGACCAGCTTCCCAGCATCCAGGCGCTCGGTCGCCTCGATTATCTCGTGACACGCTTCCGGGCATTCCAGGCGGCCTATCTCCTCGCCCCAGAGGGTGCGGCCAAGGCGGAGGACGCCAGAATACTGCGCGACTTGCGCGAGCAGATCGAGCAGGCTCTGCTGGCATACCGCCCTCTGATGAATCCGGGCCGGGAGCAGCAGATGGGGGAGATGTTCACCCAGGCGGTCACTGCGTATTTTGCCCTGAACGACCGGTTCCAAGCCCTTGTCCAGGCGAACGAGCACGTGCAGGCGACGAGCTTCTACCGCAGCGAGATGCGCGAGAGGTTCAACAATGACCTGCAGGCACGCCTGGATGCCCTGATCGAGTACAACTCCGAGCAGGCCCGCATCAGCGGCGAGCGCGGCGCCGCCCTTGGCGAATCAGCGCAGACCTGGATCTTCGTCGTGCTCGGCCTAATGAGCGGGCTTTGCCTGCTCAATGGCTGGCTGATGGTGCGCGGCATTTCCACCCCGATCCTGACCATGACAGCGGCGATGCGCCGGCTCGCCGGGCACGACCTGACCACCGAGATCGTCGGCACCGGGCGCGGCGACGAGATCGGAGCGATGGCGGCCGCCCTGCAGGTGTTCAAGGACAATATGCTCACCGCCGACCGCCTCACCGCCGAGCAGGCTACGGCGCGGGCGGCACAGGAGCGGCGTGCGGCGCAGGTCGACGCGCTGGTGCAGGACTTCGAGCGGCAGGTGGCCGAGCTGGTGCAGCACCTTGCCTCCTCCGCCACCCAGATGACCGCGACCGCGGGGCAAATGACCCGCACGGCAGACCAGACTAGCACCCAGGCGAGCGCCGTTGCCACCGCCGCGCAGGACGCCTCCAGCAGCGTCCAGACCGTCGCCTCGGCCACCGAGGAACTCTCCGCCTCGATCGGCGAGATCACCCGGCAGGTCGAACAATCCACCACCGTCGCCCATCAGGCGGTGGAGGAGGCGCAGCGCACTAACGCGACCGTGCGGGCACTGGCGGAAGCGGCGCAGAAGATCGGCGACGTGGTCGGGCTGATCACCAGCATCGCCGGGCAGACTAACCTGCTGGCGCTGAACGCGACGATCGAGGCGGCGCGGGCGGGCGACGCCGGAAAGGGCTTCGCCGTGGTGGCGGGCGAGGTCAAGAATCTCGCCAGCCAGACCGCGCGCGCCACCGGCGAGATCGGCGCGCAGATCGCGCGCATCCAGGCGGCGACGCAGGACGCGGTCGGCGCGATCGGCAGCATCGTGCGCACCATCGATCAGGTCAACAGCATCACCGGCACAATCGCCGTCGCGGTGAAGGAGCAGGGCTCGGCCACCGCCGAGATCGCCCGCAGCGTCCAGCACGCCGCCACCGGCACCGGTGAGGTGACCCGCAATATCGGCGGCGTCAGCCGCGCGGCCGAGGAGACCGGGCAGGCCTCGCAGCAGGTGCTGGAAGTGGCGGACAGCCTGTCCAGGGGCGCTGAGCGGCTCGCTGGTCAGGTCGGCAGCTTCATCTCCGGGGTCAGGGCCGCCTGA
- a CDS encoding DUF2157 domain-containing protein, whose amino-acid sequence MQLNIALLLFAIVLFGLLIWLMAQILPSTEEKPESAPPKISPRSNKPIRPRSVEEQLRDEIAAVHNKLAFLQGEHDRWKERAKALATRVCELESAHAESIKTDSGDRSQYRRLRSLIATEFHPDHIKVEGIEKIVRTEIFKAIWPKVQDIEKTH is encoded by the coding sequence TTGCAATTAAATATAGCACTTTTACTATTTGCTATCGTGCTGTTTGGCTTGCTGATCTGGTTAATGGCTCAGATCCTGCCGTCTACAGAGGAGAAGCCAGAATCTGCCCCACCCAAGATATCTCCACGTAGCAACAAACCGATCCGCCCGCGCTCTGTCGAAGAGCAACTTCGTGATGAGATAGCAGCGGTTCATAATAAGCTGGCATTCCTACAGGGCGAACATGACCGTTGGAAGGAGCGAGCTAAAGCACTGGCCACTCGCGTTTGCGAGCTTGAAAGTGCTCATGCGGAAAGCATTAAAACTGATTCCGGGGATCGCTCTCAATACCGGCGCCTGCGCAGCCTAATCGCAACCGAATTTCATCCTGACCATATCAAGGTTGAAGGTATAGAAAAGATAGTCCGAACGGAGATATTCAAGGCAATCTGGCCAAAAGTGCAGGATATTGAAAAGACTCATTAA
- a CDS encoding type II toxin-antitoxin system HicB family antitoxin: MRFAYPATLESDDGSIAVSFDRLPGSTWGATEGEALTRAEDLLVTALSTFVEAGKPIPAPPAAKGRPVVGVPSLVAAKLALHGAMLAAGISNVELGHQIGLDERAVRRLRDPLHRSHIGSVETALRALGRRLEVQAFPA; encoded by the coding sequence ATGCGCTTCGCCTATCCAGCGACACTGGAATCCGATGACGGCAGCATTGCCGTCTCGTTCGATCGCCTGCCGGGCTCGACCTGGGGCGCGACTGAGGGCGAGGCCCTGACCCGGGCGGAAGACTTGCTGGTCACGGCGTTGAGCACGTTCGTTGAGGCGGGCAAGCCGATCCCCGCCCCGCCTGCTGCCAAGGGGCGTCCTGTCGTCGGTGTGCCGTCCTTGGTCGCTGCCAAGCTGGCGCTGCACGGCGCGATGCTCGCCGCCGGCATCTCCAACGTCGAGCTGGGGCACCAGATCGGCCTGGACGAAAGGGCCGTGCGACGGCTGCGCGACCCACTGCACCGCAGCCACATCGGCAGCGTGGAAACCGCGCTGCGGGCGCTGGGAAGGCGCCTCGAAGTGCAGGCGTTCCCGGCATGA
- a CDS encoding response regulator transcription factor, translating to MLDTATALIIEPNPAVASALCTALKYAGIREIIEAHDIASGFAGLERVPRVDCAVIDLSFPREHALGMAQRAADLSIPAVFTTADYRKVEWFAFGDSLPLCKPFLIRELLECLELEIERSRRLQLEAAANREHSERVRLDAAAERERAIRLRLLSAATRERYQRIREARAERQRHEHEEELRRLGITLPRSFRSS from the coding sequence ATGCTTGATACAGCGACTGCGCTGATCATCGAACCCAACCCAGCCGTCGCATCTGCGCTCTGCACTGCTCTGAAATATGCTGGTATCCGCGAAATCATTGAAGCGCATGACATTGCCTCCGGCTTTGCCGGCCTGGAGCGCGTGCCCCGCGTCGATTGCGCTGTCATCGATCTCAGCTTTCCGCGCGAGCATGCCCTCGGCATGGCGCAGCGCGCCGCCGACCTGTCCATTCCGGCCGTGTTCACGACTGCCGATTACCGCAAGGTGGAGTGGTTTGCATTCGGGGACTCGCTGCCACTCTGCAAGCCGTTCCTCATTCGTGAATTGCTCGAATGCCTTGAGCTCGAGATTGAGCGGTCCAGGCGCCTGCAATTGGAAGCGGCGGCCAATCGGGAGCATTCCGAACGCGTTCGGTTGGATGCTGCTGCCGAGCGGGAGCGTGCCATCCGCCTTCGCCTGCTGAGCGCAGCCACCAGAGAACGCTACCAACGCATCCGAGAGGCTAGGGCTGAGAGACAACGGCACGAACATGAAGAGGAATTGCGCCGCCTAGGCATAACGCTTCCTCGCTCATTCCGCTCCTCCTGA
- a CDS encoding dUTP diphosphatase, producing MSEPAAETFGFRRLTMTATVPTRAHPKDAGLDLCADLYKRDGAERVAGGILCLTVPPGQRRRIPTGLAITPPEGTFAHLLDKSGLADRYGITILGGVCDEGYTGEYQVIVLNTGNEPWHVIHGVKLCQIVFQRISYAVGEERELPQTARGAKGFGSTGAMG from the coding sequence ATGAGCGAGCCAGCCGCCGAGACGTTCGGCTTCCGCCGCCTGACCATGACGGCCACGGTACCGACCCGGGCGCACCCCAAGGATGCCGGGCTCGACCTGTGCGCCGACCTCTACAAGCGCGACGGGGCGGAGAGGGTGGCCGGTGGCATCCTGTGCCTGACCGTCCCACCGGGGCAGCGCCGGCGCATCCCGACCGGGCTCGCCATCACCCCGCCGGAGGGGACCTTTGCCCATCTGCTGGACAAGTCGGGCCTCGCCGATCGCTACGGCATCACCATCCTGGGCGGCGTCTGCGACGAGGGATACACCGGCGAGTATCAGGTGATCGTCCTCAACACCGGGAACGAGCCCTGGCACGTCATCCACGGTGTGAAGCTGTGCCAGATCGTGTTCCAGCGCATCTCCTACGCGGTCGGCGAGGAGCGGGAGCTGCCGCAGACCGCCCGTGGCGCCAAGGGGTTCGGCAGCACGGGGGCGATGGGATGA
- a CDS encoding replication protein RepA translates to MGTIHDLLVAKGKQGTLNLDVRREVIEAATEYLGNEDTGIGFLFSGWCQAALPHKRLPDGQDWQVDAENISLIVESGARPGLNGKPVNVGVPFGARARMILFYLQSEALRTQSPEVRLGSSMRDWLERMGIPWGGGVVKAVREQSERIAYCRLTFHMRRGGKVGLLNQNIIEAAMFEPSMDGSGKLLAENARLSDGFFQQLQKHPVPIEEAAVKALSNNSQGLDVYAWLAYRLHALSKPQPVSWKALKAQFGLGIGRMVDFRRLFLANVQLALAVYPDAKIEVGDGGMILHPSRPPVAPRQLAPGS, encoded by the coding sequence ATGGGAACCATCCACGATCTTCTCGTCGCCAAGGGCAAGCAAGGCACGCTAAATCTCGACGTGCGCCGAGAGGTAATCGAGGCTGCAACCGAGTATTTAGGCAATGAAGATACCGGTATCGGCTTTCTTTTCTCGGGCTGGTGCCAAGCAGCGTTGCCTCACAAGCGCCTTCCAGACGGCCAGGATTGGCAAGTAGACGCTGAAAACATCAGCCTAATTGTCGAATCGGGCGCACGCCCCGGCCTTAACGGGAAGCCTGTTAATGTCGGAGTCCCATTCGGCGCGCGCGCAAGGATGATTTTATTCTACCTTCAGTCAGAAGCACTCCGCACGCAGAGCCCGGAAGTGCGGCTCGGCTCAAGCATGCGGGACTGGCTTGAGCGGATGGGGATTCCGTGGGGCGGCGGCGTAGTGAAGGCGGTCCGCGAACAGTCTGAACGCATCGCCTATTGCCGGCTGACGTTCCATATGCGTCGCGGGGGCAAAGTCGGGCTATTAAATCAGAACATTATTGAAGCGGCTATGTTTGAGCCATCTATGGACGGATCTGGCAAATTGCTTGCTGAGAATGCCAGACTGTCAGATGGGTTCTTTCAACAACTCCAAAAACATCCCGTTCCGATAGAAGAGGCTGCTGTGAAGGCCCTGTCGAATAATAGCCAGGGCCTGGATGTGTATGCGTGGCTGGCTTACAGGCTCCACGCCCTATCGAAGCCGCAGCCCGTGAGCTGGAAGGCTTTGAAGGCGCAATTCGGGCTTGGCATCGGCCGAATGGTTGATTTCCGGCGGCTGTTCCTGGCCAACGTGCAACTCGCTTTGGCGGTTTATCCGGACGCCAAGATAGAAGTAGGGGACGGCGGGATGATCCTGCACCCTTCACGGCCTCCGGTCGCGCCGCGCCAACTCGCACCCGGCTCCTGA
- a CDS encoding EAL domain-containing protein: MTDERWDCGRCRDEVLLFPFTMAFQPIVDLAEMRIDGHEALVRGPSGESAGSILAQIDDGNRYAFDQACRVKAIEMAARLGLDGRLNINFLPNAVYEPRACIRRTLAAAAANGFSLGRLTFEFTENESIADAAHTRAILEEYHRHGFKVALDDFGTGYSGLARLVELKPDIIKLDRQLIVDCDQDRTRFGIVASLVTLTSQLGVKLVVEGVERIGEVEALREAGVRYMQGFFFAHPAFEAVVASEAISWPVPACLPPAPASRPLSGPPRGAECSPIRSATLLPNPVPRLGLRRDRRTGVTP, from the coding sequence ATGACGGACGAACGGTGGGACTGTGGGCGGTGTCGCGACGAGGTGCTGCTGTTCCCCTTCACAATGGCTTTCCAGCCCATCGTCGATCTTGCAGAGATGCGCATCGATGGGCACGAGGCTCTGGTGCGCGGCCCCTCCGGCGAGAGCGCGGGATCGATCCTGGCGCAAATCGACGACGGGAACCGCTATGCCTTCGATCAAGCCTGCCGCGTCAAGGCGATCGAGATGGCGGCCCGGCTCGGCCTTGATGGTCGGCTCAACATCAACTTCTTGCCCAACGCCGTCTACGAGCCGCGCGCCTGCATCCGCCGCACCCTCGCCGCCGCCGCCGCGAACGGCTTCTCGCTCGGACGCCTGACTTTCGAGTTTACGGAAAACGAGAGCATCGCCGATGCTGCGCACACGCGCGCCATCCTCGAAGAGTACCACCGCCACGGCTTCAAGGTCGCACTCGACGATTTCGGGACCGGGTATTCCGGTCTCGCCCGCCTCGTCGAGCTGAAGCCCGACATCATCAAGCTCGACCGTCAGCTCATCGTGGATTGCGACCAGGACCGCACGCGGTTCGGCATCGTCGCCAGCCTCGTCACGCTCACCAGCCAACTCGGGGTCAAGCTCGTTGTCGAGGGTGTCGAGCGGATTGGCGAGGTCGAGGCGCTGCGGGAGGCGGGTGTGCGTTACATGCAGGGCTTCTTCTTCGCGCACCCGGCCTTCGAGGCCGTCGTCGCGTCCGAGGCGATCTCCTGGCCTGTGCCCGCGTGCCTACCGCCGGCGCCCGCGTCGAGACCGCTGTCCGGACCGCCGCGTGGGGCAGAATGCTCGCCAATCCGTTCGGCCACGCTTCTGCCTAATCCAGTTCCTCGGCTGGGGCTACGACGAGATCGCCGAACCGGGGTGACGCCATAG